From a region of the Castanea sativa cultivar Marrone di Chiusa Pesio chromosome 10, ASM4071231v1 genome:
- the LOC142612116 gene encoding uncharacterized protein LOC142612116, with product MVVVPSIHRRGGLVLLWKEDVDLHVQTYSPHHIDALIRDENSVWRFTGFYRWPEEQRKRDSWQLLKHLYARNLHPWLCCGDFNEILSMEEKQGRLPRPLRSMLDFREELLFCGLADLGYRGNIFTWDNGRLGKDLVQERFDRACANIEWKALFPHVKVSHLQVSYSDHVHILISTVEPVNPRGNRRLPRRFEEKWVAHPDCERVIREAWELPV from the coding sequence ATGGTGGTTGTTCCAAGTATTCATAGAAGGGGTGGATTGGTGCTTTTATGGAAGGAAGACGTTGATTTGCATGTACAAACTTATTCACCACATCATATTGATGCGTTGATTAGGGATGAAAATTCTGTTTGGAGATTTACCGGATTCTACAGGTGGCCTGAAGAACAAAGAAAGCGTGATTCATGGCAGTTGCTCAAGCACCTTTATGCTAGGAATTTGCATCCATGGTTATGTTGTGGGGATTTCAACGAAATTCTAAGCATGGAGGAAAAGCAGGGCAGACTCCCTAGGCCTCTAAGGTCGATGCTAGACTTTAGGGAGGAACTCTTGTTTTGTGGACTAGCAGACTTGGGTTATCGAGGTAATATCTTTACTTGGGATAATGGAAGGTTGGGCAAGGACTTGGTGCAAGAGAGGTTTGACAGGGCGTGTGCAAACATTGAGTGGAAAGCCCTTTTTCCCCATGTCAAGGTTAGTCATCTCCAGGTGTCATATTCTGATCATGTGCATATTCTAATATCAACTGTTGAACCTGTCAATCCTAGGGGGAACAGGAGGCTGCCAAGGCGTTTTGAAGAGAAGTGGGTTGCTCATCCAGATTGTGAAAGGGTGATCCGTGAGGCTTGGGAACTACCTGTCTGA
- the LOC142612117 gene encoding uncharacterized protein At4g02000-like has translation MDSDFIERIQNITLTKEEGEVIKVGGTHRDKILEECSLCLLGHFLTTRSYNQGAAKSLIRLVWKMGSDLKIVDVGSGLFQFKFALESQLKWVIHNGQGSFENHPLVLRRWERGMTASTVTFNSITLWVQVWGLPFDLMSEEACRDIGGGLGKVVEIDNKAFSSEQARFVKVRVELPLDKPLRRSGVVANPEGDKVRVGFKYERLVRFCY, from the coding sequence ATGGATTCGGATTTTATTGAGCGGATACAGAATATCACGTTGACTAAGGAAGAAGGGGAGGTGATTAAGGTTGGAGGAACACACAGAGACAAAATACTTGAGGAATGCTCACTCTGTCTACTTGGACATTTCCTTACAACACGTTCTTACAACCAAGGTGCTGCTAAATCTTTAATTAGGTTGGTGTGGAAGATGGGATCCGATCTGAAGATTGTGGACGTGGGAAGTGGTCTGTTCCAATTCAAGTTTGCGCTGGAAAGTCAGCTGAAGTGGGTTATCCACAATGGCCAGGGGAGTTTTGAAAATCACCCTCTAGTCCTACGGAGATGGGAGAGGGGCATGACGGCCAGTACAGTTACTTTCAACTCTATCACACTATGGGTTCAGGTGTGGGGCTTGCCATTTGATTTAATGTCTGAGGAAGCTTGTAGGGACATCGGTGGTGGACTGGGGAAAGTTGTGGAGATAGACAACAAGGCTTTTTCATCCGAACAGGCCCGCTTTGTTAAGGTGAGGGTCGAACTGCCCCTTGATAAACCACTACGACGTAGTGGAGTGGTAGCTAACCCCGAGGGAGATAAGGTTCGTGTCGGCTTCAAGTATGAGCGCTTGGTTCGGTTCTGCTATTAG
- the LOC142613062 gene encoding SWR1-complex protein 4 isoform X2, with amino-acid sequence MDAKDILGLPKNSLPIPQEKKSRPPKDSQRKPDGISREVYALTGGLAPLMPAIDSSQLKKQPPKDEKITWQWLPFTNSARKDTLQLYHWVRVVNGVPPTGDYSFAKYNKSVDIVKYTDEEYEKYLNDPGWTKEETDQLFDLCQQFDLRFIVIADRFSSSRTVEELKDRYYSVCRAIVVARAPALGDISGNPLVKEPYNVSQEIERKRALSMVLSQTKHQERKDAEVLAEAKKITESRMAAKVAEESELPVPSNAGPESAERASFPGDTVSPSSNVQLPSATVASSALTADNASTLASLRMLRVYLRTYALDQMVQAASSSAGLRTIKRVEQTLQELGVNLKPRVPTKSVCAEHLELRKEILTLLNLQKQLQYKEAEGSSFRDGSYADTPSTPKDRTFVPDMSFGGERVGKRDQKRKAPGRLSEAPSSPAQSKRPRKLKASEL; translated from the exons ATGGATGCCAAAGACATCCTTGGCTTGCCCAAGAACTCTCTCCCTATTCCTCAAGAGAAAAAATCTAGACCCCCAAAGGACTCTCAGCGAAAGCCCGATGGCATTTCTCGCGAg GTGTATGCACTAACCGGTGGTTTGGCGCCTCTAATGCCCGCTATCGATTCTTCGCAATTGAAAAAGCAGCCTCCAAAGGACGAGAAG ATCACTTGGCAGTGGCTTCCTTTTACAAATTCTGCTCGAAAAGATACTTTGCAGCTTTATCACTGG GTCAGGGTTGTAAATGGTGTTCCACCAACAGGGGACTATTCCTTTGCCAAGTATAACAAG TCTGTTGACATTGTCAAATACACGGATGAGGAGTATGAGAAGTACTTGAATGATCCT GGATGGACCAAGGAGGAGACAGATCAGTTGTTTGACTTGTGCCAACAATTTGATCTCCGCTTTATTGTGATAGCTGACAGGTTCTCATCATCTCGGACCGTGGAGGAATTGAAGGATCGTTATTACAGTG TTTGTCGAGCCATAGTGGTTGCTAGAGCTCCAGCTCTTGGAGACATTTCTGGGAACCCTCTTGTTAAG GAACCTTACAATGTTTCACAAGAGATAGAACGCAAGCGAGCATTATCCATGGTCCTCTCTCAAACAAAACATCAAGAGCGAAAAGATGCTGAG GTTCTTGctgaagcaaaaaaaataactgAGTCACGGATGGCTGCAAAG GTAGCTGAAGAGTCTGAGTTGCCTGTTCCATCAAATGCTGGTCCAGAAAGTGCTGAGAGAGCTAGTTTTCCGGGTGATACTGTATCACCTTCATCCAATGTTCAGCTTCCCTCTGCAACAGTTGCATCTTCAGCATTAACAGCGGACAATGCCTCTACTCTAGCTTCTCTTCGCATG CTTCGAGTGTATTTGAGAACGTATGCACTTGACCAAATGGTGCAAGCTGCAAGCTCATCTGCTGGACTTCGGACAATAAAGCGGGTTGAGCAAACTTTACAAGAACTTGGG GTCAATCTAAAACCAAGAGTTCCAACTAAATCAGTTTGTGCAGAGCATCTCgaattaagaaaagaaatattgaCTCTGCTGAATCTTCAGAAACAG TTGCAATATAAGGAGGCAGAAGGTTCATCTTTTCGTGATGGCTCATATGCTGATACACCAAGCACGCCTAAG GATAGGACCTTTGTTCCTGACATGAGTTTTGGAG GGGAAAGAGTCGGCAAAAGGGACCAGAAACGCAAG GCACCTGGAAGGTTATCAGAAGCTCCATCATCGCCAGCTCAGTCTAAAAGGCCCCGAAAATTAAAGGCATCAGAACTATGA
- the LOC142613062 gene encoding SWR1-complex protein 4 isoform X1, whose amino-acid sequence MDAKDILGLPKNSLPIPQEKKSRPPKDSQRKPDGISREVYALTGGLAPLMPAIDSSQLKKQPPKDEKITWQWLPFTNSARKDTLQLYHWVRVVNGVPPTGDYSFAKYNKSVDIVKYTDEEYEKYLNDPGWTKEETDQLFDLCQQFDLRFIVIADRFSSSRTVEELKDRYYSVCRAIVVARAPALGDISGNPLVKEPYNVSQEIERKRALSMVLSQTKHQERKDAEVLAEAKKITESRMAAKVAEESELPVPSNAGPESAERASFPGDTVSPSSNVQLPSATVASSALTADNASTLASLRMLRVYLRTYALDQMVQAASSSAGLRTIKRVEQTLQELGVNLKPRVPTKSVCAEHLELRKEILTLLNLQKQLQYKEAEGSSFRDGSYADTPSTPKRPNRGGDQDRTFVPDMSFGGERVGKRDQKRKAPGRLSEAPSSPAQSKRPRKLKASEL is encoded by the exons ATGGATGCCAAAGACATCCTTGGCTTGCCCAAGAACTCTCTCCCTATTCCTCAAGAGAAAAAATCTAGACCCCCAAAGGACTCTCAGCGAAAGCCCGATGGCATTTCTCGCGAg GTGTATGCACTAACCGGTGGTTTGGCGCCTCTAATGCCCGCTATCGATTCTTCGCAATTGAAAAAGCAGCCTCCAAAGGACGAGAAG ATCACTTGGCAGTGGCTTCCTTTTACAAATTCTGCTCGAAAAGATACTTTGCAGCTTTATCACTGG GTCAGGGTTGTAAATGGTGTTCCACCAACAGGGGACTATTCCTTTGCCAAGTATAACAAG TCTGTTGACATTGTCAAATACACGGATGAGGAGTATGAGAAGTACTTGAATGATCCT GGATGGACCAAGGAGGAGACAGATCAGTTGTTTGACTTGTGCCAACAATTTGATCTCCGCTTTATTGTGATAGCTGACAGGTTCTCATCATCTCGGACCGTGGAGGAATTGAAGGATCGTTATTACAGTG TTTGTCGAGCCATAGTGGTTGCTAGAGCTCCAGCTCTTGGAGACATTTCTGGGAACCCTCTTGTTAAG GAACCTTACAATGTTTCACAAGAGATAGAACGCAAGCGAGCATTATCCATGGTCCTCTCTCAAACAAAACATCAAGAGCGAAAAGATGCTGAG GTTCTTGctgaagcaaaaaaaataactgAGTCACGGATGGCTGCAAAG GTAGCTGAAGAGTCTGAGTTGCCTGTTCCATCAAATGCTGGTCCAGAAAGTGCTGAGAGAGCTAGTTTTCCGGGTGATACTGTATCACCTTCATCCAATGTTCAGCTTCCCTCTGCAACAGTTGCATCTTCAGCATTAACAGCGGACAATGCCTCTACTCTAGCTTCTCTTCGCATG CTTCGAGTGTATTTGAGAACGTATGCACTTGACCAAATGGTGCAAGCTGCAAGCTCATCTGCTGGACTTCGGACAATAAAGCGGGTTGAGCAAACTTTACAAGAACTTGGG GTCAATCTAAAACCAAGAGTTCCAACTAAATCAGTTTGTGCAGAGCATCTCgaattaagaaaagaaatattgaCTCTGCTGAATCTTCAGAAACAG TTGCAATATAAGGAGGCAGAAGGTTCATCTTTTCGTGATGGCTCATATGCTGATACACCAAGCACGCCTAAG CGTCCAAACCGTGGTGGGGATCAGGATAGGACCTTTGTTCCTGACATGAGTTTTGGAG GGGAAAGAGTCGGCAAAAGGGACCAGAAACGCAAG GCACCTGGAAGGTTATCAGAAGCTCCATCATCGCCAGCTCAGTCTAAAAGGCCCCGAAAATTAAAGGCATCAGAACTATGA
- the LOC142612118 gene encoding uncharacterized protein LOC142612118 yields the protein MAVHSRNEVLMCKVFPSSLGPVAMQWFDGLEKGSISSFQELTRAFGAQFGTCSRVPRPVDFLLFMVMREGETLKTCSDRYWEMFNEIDGDFEDVAIRTFMVGLPTENELRKSLTM from the coding sequence atggctgTTCATTCTAGGAATGAAGTTTTAATGTGCAAGGTTTTTCcatctagcctgggacctgttgcgaTGCAGTGGTTTGATGGGCTTGAAAAAGGTTCAATCAGCTCTTTTCAAGAGCTCACAAGGGCTTTTGGTGCTCAATTTGGTACATGCAGCAGGGTTCCTCGCCCCGTAGATTTCCTGTTATTTATGGTAATGAGAGAAGGTGAAACTCTAAAAACCTGCTCAGATagatactgggaaatgtttaatgaaatagatggagattttgaagATGTCGCAATAAGGACATTTATGGTCGGCCTCCCCACCGAAAATGAATTGAGAAAATCCTTGACAATGTAG